CCTCCTGGGCGAACACCAGGACTCCGTGGTCGCCGCCGAGCATCTGCGTGTGATGTCCGATTCCCAGGACCATTCCACGATCGTCGGCTTCGGACTCGGGATGGTGTACCGGCGCGAACTCGACCTCACCGATCAGCTGTCGAGCCGAGTGCGCAGCGAATGGCGTACCGCCCGCAAAGCGGCCCGCAAGATCTGGCGATGAGGCACTCTGACAGCCACCCCCGTCGGGAAGGAACCGAGGTCATGAACGCTCCGGCTCATCGCCACCACGTCGTGGTCGGCGTCGACGGATCCGATACTTCGACCGGAGCCGCACTGTGGGCTGCCGCGCTCGCGTCCACCTGGGGGTGCACCCTGGTCGTCGCCCATGCGATACCCCAGGACGGCACCCGCTACAGTCCCGCGGCGGTACTGGCCGAGTCCCAGTTCATCAGTCAACTCCGTGAGGACGCGGAAGCGATCGTCGACGCCGCACTCGCCGCCGTACGCGAGGCGTATCCCAGCGTGGACGTGCAGCATTCGGTCGGTGCCGGACCCGCGGGAGCATTCCTCGTGGATGCGGCCGCCCACGCCCGGGCCGTGGTCCTCGGATCGACCGGGTCCGGCGCTTTCCGCTCGCTGCTGCTCGGTTCCACGGCACTGCACGTCGCGAACCGGGCGCCGTGCCCCGTCACCGTGTGGCGCGGCACCCACACCCACCCGGACTCGTCCCCCGTGGTCGTCGGCGTCGACGGCAGCGACCTCAGTTCCGCCGCCGTCGACTCCGCATTCGAGTTCGCGTCGTTCTTCGACGCCCCGATCGTGGCCGTGCACACCTGGCAGGGCTCGCCGTCTCTCGGCGCCGGGGGCACCGGCCTGCTCGTGGACTGGGACACCGTCGCACAGGAGGAGGAGGCCCTCCTCGGTGAACGACTGTCC
This genomic interval from Rhodococcus triatomae contains the following:
- a CDS encoding universal stress protein, which encodes MNAPAHRHHVVVGVDGSDTSTGAALWAAALASTWGCTLVVAHAIPQDGTRYSPAAVLAESQFISQLREDAEAIVDAALAAVREAYPSVDVQHSVGAGPAGAFLVDAAAHARAVVLGSTGSGAFRSLLLGSTALHVANRAPCPVTVWRGTHTHPDSSPVVVGVDGSDLSSAAVDSAFEFASFFDAPIVAVHTWQGSPSLGAGGTGLLVDWDTVAQEEEALLGERLSGTAEQYPDVPVRRVAEQGGSADTILREAAGAQLIVVGSHGRGPLLGAMMGSTSQNILHHARCSVTVCRQQD